The Podospora bellae-mahoneyi strain CBS 112042 chromosome 7, whole genome shotgun sequence genomic sequence GGACGATGATTGGTATATTTTGGCATCGGGTTTGCTGTGGCTCGACTGGATTGTTGACCAATTGTCCTGAACCCATTGCTTTTGAGAGCCGGTGCAGTGAACAAGGTTCCCCTCGGAGTCCTGGAGGTAGGAACCTTGATAGCGAAAATAGATGGACTGGCCTTCGTTGCCAAACTCCACGACCATTGCCATGTTGACGTTTGGTGCCTTTTGTGCAGGGACAGGGTAACTGGGGGGGTTTAGAGAGTTGAGAGGGTTCCGCAATGACTCCTCGGCTTGGTGGAAGATGTGGTAGCAAGAGATGTGGACAAGCACAACGTGACACACGGCGAGGATGCAGAAGCTAAGCAACTGAAAAGCACTTGGTAGGCAAGAGGTGTCTTGGGCGCAAAGTGCAGATGTCGTGTAGTAGGTGAAGActgggggggtgatgagcaAACACGCCCTCACCAGGTAGGAGATCATGGCATCTTTTTATATCACGTTCCTCTCCCAGAACCACGCGTATCAACAGCCTTCTGCTGTCCTGACCTTCCGGGTATTGGCGGCCGCAAGTTGCAGCAAGGCTAGATAGGTAGGCCACGGTTCTGGAGGCCCTGCAGCGTTGTTGTCGTTTCTCTGCTTGTCCCGGTACCCGGATCAAGGCAAGCGTTTTGTTGGGTCCGAGAGTTGCCGCTGCAGGGCTGAGAGGTGTTACTGCCACAGTCCCAAAAAAGACTGGATTGTGATATTGATTCGGCAGCAGAGCAGGCGAGTGGTTGGCAGaagctgttgatgctgtgtCGATGCTGTGTTGTGTTGCTGCAGGCATCACGCAGATCTGTCCGTGGCTTGTCGTTGACGTGACCGGACCGAGCCGGGGGCATGGCCGGGCAGGCTGGAGCGGGGTACCGGTAGTCCGCCAACTGAATCCTTTCACATGCGCACCATCTAtttgtttgatgactgaaccGGGCTGAAGTGGGCTTTTTTTGAGTTGGCTGGTAGCCGCCTCGCACCACAATCGAGCACGAGATAGGCGCTCTTGGTGCTTCGAGTCATTGCCTGGGGCTGGAGCCATCATACTGTGTGGATGCAGATAGGCGCAAGCATACTCGTAAAAATCTGAAAAGGGGGGCTTGGGCGGCCTGCCTCGGTCACGGTGCGACCGCCGTGTACTGCGAAGACGGCCGAATCACGAATGCAGATATGAATAGCAGACGCCGTGTTTCCTGTGGGTGATCAGGAAGGCTGAGCTTGGCTCGTCTGCATATCTCCAGTCGTCCTGAGTAACTGTTCGTACCCGTTGCACCACGCGCATGGCCTGTGGCCGGCTCTCTCCGTCATCCACCAACGATAATCCAATCGACTTTTGTCGGTACTCAGATCCCTCTGACAGATTCCATGGATGACTTAACGTGGAAGCAGCATGCGCATTCGGCCGCCATGCCGGTCCACGGCATGATACCCACGCCAAGACGTGTCTGCATGATAGGCAGGTACCTATTGTGAAGATATCACCACATTCGGCGCACCGGGAAAACACGCTAATCAACACACGACAGCATGAGTCCAGAGTATTGTTTGGTACGGCACAATCATCAATGTGAGACAAATTACCTGCACGTTCTTATAAACGCCTACCCAATCTACGTTATGCCCGCTTCCGCTCTCCAGGACCAACGATCCATTCAACGTTTagcccttcttctcggacCCCAACTCCCTGCTATCAAAGACCAGCCTTAGATCCCTGGGGTACAATGGCCCGGCCTGGATAGAAGGACAAACACGACCTGCAGTTAGCGCATTATTCCCGTAACTGGTAGGTAACCTTTCGAGGCGATAAGACGGGACCTACTGGCGTCTTTCTGTCAATCCACTCCGGATCCAGCATCCACATGAACGCCCCCAGTAGCTTGCACAGTGTGACCCTCATCTGCAACAGAGCAAACTTCTCCCCGAGACAGGCTCTGCGGCCCCCATGGAAAGAAATAAACTCTGCTTTAGATTTGCGTAACCGGAGCTGCTTCTGGATGGATGTTACATCACCGCCCCAACGAGAAGGATCAAACTGGTCTGCTGTCGGTCCCCAAGCTTCCGGGTCCCGGTTTGTCGAGTAGCAGTTGTATCCGACGTATGTGCCGCTGGGGATTACAATGGAAGCGTGGCCAAGGAGCGTGTCCTGGGAGGTGCGCCGATTGATGAGCTGGCCGATGGGAGGAAAGAGACGCAGACTCTCGAGAATAACAGCAGTCAGGAGCGGGAGGTTGGCCAGCATTTCAATGTTTTGAGCTAGCGCGGGGATTGAAAGTCCTGTAGACACGAGTTCTTCATAAAGTCTGGCTTGAATTTCCTAAACAGCTCGTCAGCTTTGTTTACATTCGGACCAACACAGTGCACCTACAGGATGCTTGGCTAGCAAGTAAAGAGTGGATATCAGGCACAGTTGGGGATTTTCCTGGCCAGCTACAAAGAGAACTGTCAAGTTGTCATGCATCTGTTTTTCATCCCACTCACCGGACTGGTGAGCATCTAGCAGCCGGCGGCCCAATCCATCTTTGGGCCAGGGCGCTGACGAttttgcggaggagggatcGTGGCTTTCGATCAAAGCATCCCTGAGGGCGCCTCGAAACTTGTCCACAGTTTTCCTGGCACGTAACCGACTTGGAAAAGAAAACTGGTCCAAAATGGGAAAGTTCATAAAGATGGGCTTGAAAATCTCACGCTTGACTGCCGATTGCAGAATGTTGATGGGTGCGTTGTCCGAGAGAGCCTAGTAGCACCGAGTGTTAATCTCACGTGTGGTCTTTTTTCCAGCGTTTTGTGAAAGGACGTAAGAATGTACTTGCATCAAAGTTGGTCTGCAAAATGACCTCAGAGCAGTTGGCCACGGAATACCGCTGAAGCAACCCTTGAACAGCAACGCCACGGCCTCTTCCACCGCGCGACTGGGCATCTTTCACGAGCATGCACAGTTTGTCGGCATTCAAGACGATCTTGTCCACCTCGAAATTGTTTCGTTGCAGCCCTGGCCGGATGACAGACTGGTATTTCTTCCAGACTTGACCATGGCTAGAGATGATGTTGTCGCCTAAGGTGGTACCCTGTGTCAGCTATTTTGCCCGTATTCATTGAAGAGAAGCAAACAATAATTAGGTACCAAGAAACTGTGCCAAAACACTATGAGGGATCTTTTTTTGATTTCCGCTCTTTTCGTACAGGTCTTCGTCCTTGAAGATCTCGGCGATGTAAGAGGGCTTGTGCACCAAAATATTCCATTGAGCCGCAAAGAAGAACTTGACAGCGCCGTGAGTGCGAAGTGGCTTGTCGATATATTGACGAAAAATGTCGGACTGGTCGACATCCTTGAAAAAGGGAATGAGGGCTACCCAAAAGGGGATGGTAGGGATGTTTTCGGGGTATCTTGGTGGTAGCAAGAAGATATAGTAGACTAGAAAAATAGCGATGGCTGCGAGAAGCAGTAGCTCTGCAATGAATCCCAACATTGTTGTGGTCTGCTATGCGATCTAGAAGATGAGACTCACAGCTGCTTGCAGTTCAACCTTTCGGGATATAAGGCATAACCTAGATGATCGTCGCGCTCAAAATAG encodes the following:
- the DIT2_1 gene encoding cytochrome P450-dit2 (EggNog:ENOG503NUUG; COG:Q); protein product: MLGFIAELLLLAAIAIFLVYYIFLLPPRYPENIPTIPFWVALIPFFKDVDQSDIFRQYIDKPLRTHGAVKFFFAAQWNILVHKPSYIAEIFKDEDLYEKSGNQKKIPHSVLAQFLGDNIISSHGQVWKKYQSVIRPGLQRNNFEVDKIVLNADKLCMLVKDAQSRGGRGRGVAVQGLLQRYSVANCSEVILQTNFDALSDNAPINILQSAVKREIFKPIFMNFPILDQFSFPSRLRARKTVDKFRGALRDALIESHDPSSAKSSAPWPKDGLGRRLLDAHQSGEWDEKQMHDNLTVLFVAGQENPQLCLISTLYLLAKHPEIQARLYEELVSTGLSIPALAQNIEMLANLPLLTAVILESLRLFPPIGQLINRRTSQDTLLGHASIVIPSGTYVGYNCYSTNRDPEAWGPTADQFDPSRWGGDVTSIQKQLRLRKSKAEFISFHGGRRACLGEKFALLQMRVTLCKLLGAFMWMLDPEWIDRKTPAGPLYPRDLRLVFDSRELGSEKKG